GTCGGCGACGGAGACCGGTCTCGATCAGGAGCTGGCCGCCTACCAGAACGCGCTCGGCGCCTGGCGCGCGGACGACTACCCGGTCTGCATCGAGCGCTTCACGGGCTTCCTGCAGGGCTGGCCCAAGTCGGGCTACGCGGACGATGCCGCCTACTGGTTGGCGGACTGCACGTACAAGAACGACGAGTTCAAGCGCGCCGTCGTGCGATTCAACGCCGTCGTCTCGGTCTACCCGGACAGCCCGAAGGCCCCGGACGCCCTCTACCGACAGGGGGAATCCCTGCTCAAGCTGGGACCGAAGTTCCACGAAGCCGCGAGGACGGTCTTCAAGAAGGTGCAGAAGGACTATCCGGATTCCGAGCGCGCCGGCGAAGCCGCACGGCAGCTCGAACGATTGGGCGCGGGCTGATCGCCCGCGGCACGAACCCCGTGCGAGGGACGCGTGAGAGCGCGTCGCAAGGCCTCGCAGAACGACACACGATGGAGCGAAGCGTTGAAGAAGCGTGACATGCAGCGATTCAAGAAGATCCTCGAGGAGCAGCGCGACGAGCTGATGGGCAACGCCCAGAAGACGCTGTCCGGGGACATCCATCTCGATCCCGACGACTTTCCGGACGAGATCGATGCCGCTTCCTCGGAGCAGAACCTCGCGTTCCAGGGGCGACTGCGCGAACGCGAACGTGGGCTGATCAGCAAGATCGAGCAGGCGCTCAAGAAGATCGAAGAGGGCGTCTACGGCGAGTGCGAGGAGTGCGGTGAGCAGATCTCGCTCAAGCGCATCCAGGCGCGCCCGGTCGCGGAGCTGTGCATCGACTGCAAGGCGGAGCAAGAGGCGCTGGAGCGGCGGAACGCCTGATGTCCGACTCGTTTCCGAGAGACGGGCTCGTCCTCGGGATCGAGAGCTCCTGCGACGAGATGGCGGCGGCGGTCCTGCGGGGTGGGCGCGAGATCGTCTCGAGTGCGGTCCACGGGCAGGAGAGCGTCCACGCGCCCTACGGCGGGGTCGTGCCCGAGCTCGCGAGTCGGGATCACGTGCGCGTGGTCTCCCGGGTCGTCGACGCGGCGCTCCGGGAAGCCTCGCTCAGGCCCGAGGAGCTCGACGGCGTCGCGGTCACCGCGGGCCCCG
This genomic interval from bacterium contains the following:
- the ybgF gene encoding tol-pal system protein YbgF, producing MSQGDFLRLQERVSAMDSGARNEPDPFARIAQLSADVDALRQEVRDLQGELELARKEAADALEEVRRTRSVIAEGGATAGAASVTGEDEAATQETEQTSATETGLDQELAAYQNALGAWRADDYPVCIERFTGFLQGWPKSGYADDAAYWLADCTYKNDEFKRAVVRFNAVVSVYPDSPKAPDALYRQGESLLKLGPKFHEAARTVFKKVQKDYPDSERAGEAARQLERLGAG
- the dksA gene encoding RNA polymerase-binding protein DksA; translation: MKKRDMQRFKKILEEQRDELMGNAQKTLSGDIHLDPDDFPDEIDAASSEQNLAFQGRLRERERGLISKIEQALKKIEEGVYGECEECGEQISLKRIQARPVAELCIDCKAEQEALERRNA